From the genome of Leptolyngbya sp. FACHB-261, one region includes:
- a CDS encoding phycobilisome linker polypeptide, which yields MRMFKVTACVPSQTRIRTQRELQNTYFTKLVPYENWFREQQRIMKMGGKIVKVELATGKPGTNTGLL from the coding sequence ATGAGAATGTTCAAAGTCACCGCCTGTGTTCCCAGCCAAACTCGCATCCGGACACAACGCGAACTGCAAAATACTTATTTCACCAAACTAGTTCCCTACGAAAACTGGTTCCGTGAACAGCAACGCATCATGAAAATGGGTGGCAAAATCGTCAAGGTTGAATTAGCCACTGGCAAACCTGGTACTAACACGGGACTGCTGTAA
- the apcB gene encoding allophycocyanin subunit beta translates to MQDAITAVINSSDVQGKYLDVGALEKLKGYFNTGSLRVQAAGTISANAAAIVKEAVAKSLLYSDITRPGGNMYTTRRYAACIRDLDYYLRYATYAMLAGDPSILDERVLNGLKETYNSLGVPIAATVQAIQAMKEVTASLVGSDAGKEMGVYFDYISSGLS, encoded by the coding sequence ATGCAAGACGCAATCACTGCGGTTATTAACTCCTCCGACGTACAGGGCAAATATCTGGATGTCGGCGCACTAGAGAAACTGAAGGGCTACTTCAACACTGGCTCTCTGCGCGTTCAAGCTGCTGGCACGATCAGCGCTAATGCTGCTGCCATCGTCAAGGAAGCTGTTGCTAAGTCTCTGCTGTACTCTGACATCACCCGTCCCGGTGGCAACATGTACACCACCCGTCGCTATGCTGCTTGCATCCGCGACCTCGACTACTACCTGCGCTACGCTACCTACGCCATGCTGGCTGGCGACCCCTCCATCCTGGATGAGCGTGTGCTCAACGGCTTGAAGGAAACCTACAACTCCCTGGGCGTGCCCATTGCGGCTACTGTGCAAGCTATCCAAGCCATGAAGGAAGTCACCGCTTCTTTGGTTGGCTCTGATGCTGGCAAAGAAATGGGCGTCTACTTCGACTACATCAGCTCTGGCTTGAGCTAA
- a CDS encoding allophycocyanin: MSVVTKSIVNADAEARYLSPGELDRIKSFVLSGERRVRIAQTLTESRERIVKQAGDQLFQSRPDIVSPGGNAYGEEMTATCLRDLDYYLRLITYGVVSGDVTPIEEIGIVGVREMYNSLGTPIPAVARGIGAMKSVAQSLLSGEDASEAGYYFDYVIGAMQ, translated from the coding sequence ATGAGTGTTGTCACGAAATCCATCGTGAATGCAGACGCCGAGGCCCGTTACCTGAGCCCTGGTGAGCTGGATCGGATTAAGAGCTTTGTTCTGTCTGGTGAGCGCCGCGTTCGCATTGCCCAGACCCTCACCGAGTCTCGTGAGCGCATCGTTAAGCAAGCCGGCGACCAACTCTTCCAGAGCCGTCCCGACATCGTCTCTCCCGGTGGCAATGCCTACGGCGAAGAGATGACTGCTACCTGCCTGCGTGACCTCGACTACTACCTCCGCCTGATCACCTACGGTGTGGTCTCTGGTGATGTCACCCCCATCGAAGAGATTGGCATCGTTGGCGTTCGGGAAATGTACAACTCCCTAGGCACCCCCATCCCGGCGGTTGCTCGGGGCATCGGCGCTATGAAGAGCGTTGCTCAGTCTCTGCTGTCTGGTGAAGACGCTTCTGAAGCAGGCTACTACTTCGACTACGTAATTGGCGCAATGCAGTAA